TCGCCGAGGCGATCGGCACCGTCGGCGAGGAGATCCTGGTGCGGGTCTCGCCCCTCATCCCGAGGACGTACCTCGGCGGCTGACGCGGCTGAGCGGGTCAGACCGATTCGAGCAAGCGTGCGGTCTCGTCGTGCCAGCTGCTGGCGATCGAGCGGAGCTTCGCCTCGTACTTGCGACCGTGATGCGCGCAGAACAGCAGCTCGCTGCCGTTCACCTCGGCGGCGATGTACGCCTGAGCGCCGCAGGAATCGCAGCGATCGATCGCCGTGAGGCGGTACTCGAGGACGGCGGCCGGCTCGGTAGGTGTCGTTGTCGTGGTCATGACGGTGCCTCCTCGTGTGCGTCGCTCGAGTTTCGAATCCCCGGCTTGCCGGTGCATCACATACAACCACGCGAATGTTTCGAGAATGCCGCGAAGCGGTCACATTTCGCTCAGCGCGTACGCGGCCCGAACGCGCCGTGTCTGTGCCTGGGCGCCCGCAGCACGGCGGATACTCTTGAGGATTGTGACCGCCGAGTATTCCGCCCACCACCTTCAGGTGCTCGAAGGCCTCGAAGCGGTCCGCAAACGACCGGGCATGTACATCGGCTCGACCGACTCCCGCGGCGTGATGCACTGCCTGTGGGAAATCATCGACAACTCCGTCGACGAGGCGCTGGGCGGCCACGGGTCGCGGATCGACATCATCCTGCATCCTGACGGCAGCGTCGAGGTACGAGACCGCGCGCGCGGGATCCCCGTCGACATCGAACCGCGCACCGGTCTGTCCGGCGTGGAGGTCGTCTTCACCAAGCTCCACGCCGGCGGGAAGTTCGGCGGCGGATCCTACGCGGCATCCGGCGGTCTGCACGGCGTGGGCGCCTCGGTGGTCAACGCGCTCTCCGAGCGACTCGACGTCGAAGTCGACCGCGGCGGCAAGACGTGGGCAATGTCCTTCCACCGTGGTGAGCCCGGCGTGTTCTCCGGCCCGAGCATCGACGCCGCCTTCACTCCCTTCGACAAGAGCTCGGAACTGAGGGTCGTCGGCCGCGCCGCGAAGGGCGTGACCGGCACGCGCATCCGGTATTGGGCCGACCGGCAGATCTTCACGAAGGACGCCACGTTCCACCTCGACGAGCTGGAACAGCGAGCCCGGCAGACCGCGTTCCTGGTCCCGGGTCTGGAGATCGTCATCCGCGACGAGCGTCCTTCGACCGTCAACGCCTCCGGCGCACCGGTCGAGACGAGCTATCGCTACGACGGCGGCATCTCGGAGTACGCCGACTTCCTGGCGCCCGACGAGGGGATCACCGACACGTGGCGGCTGTCCGGTACGGGGACGTTCACGGAGACGGTGCCGGTACTGCAGCCGACGGGCGCGATGGTCCCCACCGACGTGCAGCGCGAGTGCTTCGTCGACGTGGCCCTGCGCTGGGGGACCGGCTACGACACGGTGATGCGCTCGTATGTCAACATCATCGCCACGCCCAAGGGCGGCACCCACCAGCAGGGGTTCGAGCAGGGGCTGATGAAGGTGCTGCGCTCCCAGGCCGACCAGAACGCCCGCAGGCTCAAGATGGGCAGCGACAAGCTCGAGAAGGACGACATCCTCGCCGGGCTCACCGCGGTGCTGACGGTCCGCGTCGCCGAGCCGCAGTTCGAAGGGCAGACGAAGGAGATCCTCGGCACGCCGGCAGTGCGGCAGATCGTCGCGAACGTGCTCACGCGCGAGCTGACGGCTCGTTTCACCTCGTCGAAGCGAGACGACAAAGCGCAGACGTCGCTCCTTCTGGACAAGGTCGTCTCCGAGATGAAGGCCCGCATCTCCGCGCGCACCCACAAGGAGACTCAGCGACGCAAGAACGCGCTGGAGTCCTCGTCGCTCCCTGTGAAGCTGGTGGACTGCCGCTCGTCCGACGTGGAGCAGTCCGAGCTGTTCATCGTCGAGGGCAACTCTGCGCTGGGCACCGCGAAGGACGCGCGCAACAGCGAGTATCAGGCACTGCTGCCGATCCGCGGCAAGATCCTGAACGTGCAGAAATCGTCGGTCTCCGACATGCTCTCCAACGCCGAGTGCGCCTCGATCATCCAGACCATCGGCTCCGGCTCGGGGCGAACGTTCGACATCACGCAGGCGCGGTACGGCAAGGTCATCATCATGAGCGACGCCGACGTCGACGGCGCGCACATCCGTACGCTGCTGCTCACCCTGTTCTTCCGCTACATGAGGCCGCTCATCGAGGAGGGCCGGGTGTTCGCCGCCGTTCCGCCGCTGCACCGGGTCATCGTCATGAACCCCGGCACGAAGCCGAACGAGACGGTGTACACCTACAGCGAACAGGAACTGCACGCACTCCTGTCCAAGCTCACGAAGACCGGCAGGCGGTGGCAGGAGCCGGTCCAGCGGTACAAGGGGCTCGGCGAGATGGATGCCGATCAGCTGGCCGAGACCACGATGGACCGCTCCGGCCGGCTGCTGCGACGTGTCCGCCTCGAGGATGCCGAGGCCGCCGGCGCGGTCTTCGAGCTGCTGATGGGCAACGAGGTTGCCCCGCGTCGCGAATTCATCGTCGACTCGTCGGATCGCCTCTCGCGCGAGTCCATCGACGCCTGAGGGCGGCGCGGCTCACGCCAGAGTGCGCCCGATCGAGCCGATGACCGCGTCGAGCGGCTGGCCCGAGGCATCCCGCTTCGCCGTCGCCTCCGGCAGCGCGCGGACCGAGCCGTCCGGCCCGACCGCCAGTGCGCCGCGAGGGCCGACCCATGCCACGCTCAGCCGGTCTTCGCCCTTGAGGAAGGCGTGCGATCGCACGCCGCCGGTCGCGCGACCCTTGGCCGGGAACTCGTCGAACCGCGACGCCTTGATCCGCCCGGCATCGGTTCCGGGCAGGACGCCCTCGGCTCCCGAGATGCTGATCGCGACCGCGTCGGCGTCGGAGACGACCCCGAAGAAGATGACGGCAGCCCCCGCCGACACGTTGATTCCCGCCATCCCGCCGGCTGGGCCGCCCTGCGGACGAACCGAGGAGGCGGCGAAACGCAGCAGCTGGGCATCGCTGGTGACGAAGACGAGTTCGGTCTCGTCGGGGGCGGATGCTGCCCCCACCACCTCATCGCCGGGTTTCAGGCCGATCGCCTCGACCTCCGGCCGTGTGGCCAGTGCGGTCGGCACGATCCGCTTCACGACCCCCTGGCGGGTGCCGAGCGCGACGGGTGTGTCGTCGTCGAACCGGACGAGCGCGAGCACGCGCTCCTTCTTGTCGGTGATGCCGAGGTAATCGCGAAGCGGCACCCCGGCGGCCAGCTGAACTGAGGCCGGCGGCACCGAGGGCAGGTCGACCGGGGAGAAGCGCACCACACGGCCGGCGCTGGTCAGCGCGCCCAGGTCGCCACGGGCCGTCGAGACAGCAGTGGCGAGGATCGCGTCGTGCTTGCTCCGGCGCGGGGGAGCGGTCAGCTCCTGTCCCTCGGCGAGGTCGACGCGCACCGCGCGACCCGTCGTGGAGAGCACGACGACGGTCGGTGCGTCCGCGATCTGCAGATCCGGGGCGGGCGCCCCGCGCGTCGGTCGCGGGGCCGCGGGCTTGCCGTTCATGAGCATCGTGCGCCGCGGTGTCCCGTACGCGTCCGAGGCGGCCTCGAGCTCCCGCGCGACCTGCGCCCGGATGAGCGCCTCGCTGCCGAGGAGTTCGCGCAGCGCTGCGATCTCGGCCAGCAGCGCATCGCGCTCGGATTCGAGCTCGATGCGCGAGAACTTCGTCAGCCGCCGCAGCCGCAGCTCGAGGATGTACTCCGCCTGCACCTCGCTGAGGTCGAAGACGTCCCGCAGCCGCGCGCGCGCCTGCTCGCTGTCCTCGGAGGTGCGGATGACCTGAATGACCTCGTCGATGTCGAGGATGGCGATCAGCAGACCCTGTACGAGGTGGAGGCGCTCCTCGCGGCGGGCCAGCCGGAAGCGGCTGCGGCGCGTGACGACCTGGATGCGGTGGTCGAGGTAGACCTGCAGCAGCTCTTTCAGGCCGAGGGTCTGGGGCTGCCCGTCGACGAGGGCGACGTTGTTGATGCTGAACGAGTCCTCGAGCGGGGTGAGGCGGTAGAGCTGTTCGAGGACGGCCTGCGGGTCGAAGCCCGTCTTGATCCCGATCACGAGGCGCAGCCCGTGGTTGCGGTCGGTGAGATCGGTCACGTCGGCGATGCCGGTGAGCTTCTTGGACTGGACGGCGTCCTTGATCTTCTCGATGACCCGCTCGGGCCCGACCTGGTACGGCAGCTCGGTGACCACGAGGCCGGTCCGCCGGGGACCGAGCGCTTCGACCGCGACCTTGCCGCGGATCTTGAACGCTCCGCGACCCTTTGTGTACGCGTCCTTGACTCCTTCGAGGCCGAGCACGATGCCCCCGGTCGGGAAGTCCGGGCCGGGCACGAAGTCCATCAGCTCTTCCGCGGTGGCATCCTGGTGGGCCAGCAGATGCACGGCGGCCGAGACGACCTCGATCAGGTTGTGCGGCGCCATGTTGGTGGCCATGCCCACCGCGATGCCGGTGGCGCCGTTGACGAGCAGGTTCGGATAGGCGGCCGGCAGGACGGCGGGCTGCTGGAACTGTCCGTCGTAGTTGGGGATGAAGTCGACGACGTCCTCGTCGAGGTTCTCCGTCAGCGCCAGCGCGGCGGGCGCGAGGCGGGCCTCGGTGTACCGCGGGGCGGCCGGGCCGTCATCGAGCGAGCCGAAGTTGCCGTGCCCGTCCACCAGCGGCACGCGCAGCGAGAACGCCTGGGCGAGCCGCACGAGGGCGTCGTAGATTGGCGCGTCGCCGTGCGGGTGCAGCTTGCCCATCACCTCGCCGACGACGCGGGCGCTCTTGACATGACCGCGGTCCGGCCGAAGGCCCATGTCGGCCATCGTGTACAGGATGCGCCGCTGCACCGGCTTCATGCCGTCCCGGGCGTCGGGAAGGGCCCGCGAGTAGATCACCGAGTAGGCGTACTCGAGGAAGGACCCCTGCATCTCGGAGGAGACGTCGACGTCTTCGATGCGCTCCGGCGCGTCGGGTGCGGGGGGCTCGGTGCGGGATGCGGGCATGACGGTCTGGTCTCTGGCCTCGGGAACGGCGACTGGCGATCGGCGAGGGGCGTCCGCCGATATGCGAGACTGCCCCGATGACCCTCAGCCTACCCGCGGACCCGCCGCAGGCCCGGAGCCTCACCGGTGTCGCGGCGCAGATGATCGCGGCCCTGGACGGCACCTCGGACTGGTTCGCCCCGGCATCCAGTGCGATCGTCCTGGTGGTCGACAGCCTCGGCGCGATGAACCTCCGCGCCCGCGCGGGTCATGCGCGGTTCCTGTCGGCTGCGGGGTCCAAGCGCGACGTGGTGCGGACGGTGTTCCCCTCCACGACTGCCTCGGCCCTCACCGCTCTACTGACCGGCGAAGCGCCCGGCCGCAGCGGCATCGTCGGCTATCGCGCGCGCGTTCCCGGCACTGATGACGTCGTCAATCAGCTCCGCGGGTGGGATGCCGGCGAGCTGCCGGCCGGGTGGCAGCGCGCGCAGCCCTGGACGCAGCGCCTGGCCGCCGAGGGTCGACGGTCCTTCGTCGTCTCCAAGGCCGAATACGCCGGCACCGGGTTCACCGATGCGACGATGCGCGGCGCCGAATTCATCGCGGCCGCGGACATCTCCGAGCGCGTGGAGATCGCGGCGGACGTCGCGGCGCGGCATCCGGGTTCGTTCATCTACGTGTACACGCCCGACCTCGACGCGATCGGCCACAAGCGCGGATGGGAGTCGGACGAATGGGTGGCAGCCCTGGAACGGGTGGATGCTGCCGCGCGCACGCTCTCGGATCGTCTGGCGCCTGGTACCGGCGCCGTCGTCACGGCCGATCACGGGATGATCGACATCCCCCGGCACCGGCATGTGCTGCTGCGCGGCGGCGGCGACCTCCTCGAGGGTGTGCGACTCCTCGGCGGCGAACCTCGCATGCTGCACCTCTACAGCGAACCGGGGCAGGCGCACAGAACGCTGGAGCGCTGGCGCGAATCGGAGTCCGGGCGCGCATGGGTGCTCGCTCGCGACGAGGCGATCGCGGCCGACCTGTTCGGTCCGGTCGATCCGGAGGTGCGCGAGCGGATCGGCGATGTCGTGGTGGCGGCACGCAGCGGCATCGCGTACTACGACGATCGGCTCGAGGACAAGGGCGCCCAGCGGATGGTCGGCCAGCACGGATCGCTGACGGATCAGGAGCGCATCGTGCCACTCATCCGCCTCGGCGCGTTCGCCTGAGGTTCAATCCTCGGTGCGGGCTCCGAACACGATCTCGTCCCACGACGGCATCGAGGTCCGGCCCTTCCGGCGACCGGCGGCCTCCGCGACCGCCGACTGCTCGGCCTCCTGCCTGCTGTCCTCCGCGGGCGCGGTCTCGTCATAGCCGGGTTCGAGCGCGTCGAACAGGGCGACCGGCGCGTGGGACCGCGATGCTGCGACCTCATCGGCGCCGGGCAGCGGCTCACGCTGACCGCGACGGCGCCGCAGCGCCTCGAGCAGGTCGGCCGTCTCAGACGAGGTCACCGTCGCCGGGTCCGCGCGCTTGATCGCCGCCTGCTGCACGGCCGGCGCCACCGGTTCGTGCAGTTCAGGAGCGTCGAGGTCCGCCTCCGGCAGGCGACGAGGTCCGAACGCGCCGCTGTCGAAGCGGGTGTCGTCCTTGGCCGGTGCGACGTCGAGGGCGCGCAGGCGGGGGATCAGACCCTCCGGGAGGGATCCCTGGCGTGAGAGCTGAATGGCGTCGGCGTTCAGCGGCGACAAGGTGCTGCGTCGCGGATCGAAGCCCCAGCGGGCGTCGTGGTCGACGTCTTTCGACGCGAACTCGAGCTTGATGACCCAGCCCGTGGCTTCCTTCCAGCTCGTCCACCGCTCGCCCGATGCGCCCGCCTCGGCGAGCTTCGCGCGGACGGCACCACCGAAGGTCGGGTGCACATCGTGGTCGAGTTCGGCTCCGAGGAGCACCGGTACCGCCAGGGCCTGGCCGACGATGTGCTCCCGCTCGGCCAGCACCGGACCCTCGAACCGCGCGACGTCCTCGACGCGGGCGCCGAGCAGTTCGGCGACCTCCTGCGCGGACAGCCCGGCGCGGATGTGCGATTGGATCTCGCGCGGTGACGGGCGTGCCGCATCGGCATCCCCGTCGCGCTCCCGCCGAGCCTTGCGGAGCTCGATACGCAGCACGTCGTTGACGGCGAGCGAGAAGCGCTCACCCGATTCGGTCGCCAGAACGAGCACGTCGTCTTCGGTCCCGATGACTTTGAGCTGTTCCATGCGAAACGCCCCTCCGATCCTGCGGTGTGCGCCCATGGTTACACAGCGTCCGGCCATGCGCGGGAATATCCAGGGCGTGCCGCGAGTTTCAGCGGAACGCACGCACCGACAGCCGACGACGCATTTGCGAAAAGAGGCGGGGTCGTGCAAACTATCGCCGCCCGACAGGGCCGACACATCAGTGTGATTCCCCGGAAGTTGAGACGTTTACGCATGGCCACGGATTACGACGCCCCCCGCAAGACCGAAGACGACAGCGAGTCGATCGAGGCGCTGAAGGAACGCGTTCCCGACAAGCTGTCCGGCTCGGTCGACGTGGAGGACGCGGACAACCCCTCGGGGTTCGAGCTGCCGGGTGCGGACCTTTCCGACCTGGAGCTGGACGTCGTCGTACTGCCCGCTCAGGAGGACGAATTCACCTGCGTCAGCTGCTTCCTGGTGAAGCACCGCTCGCAGCTGGATCACGAGGACGCGGCGGGGCCGATCTGCAAGGAGTGCGCGGCCTGAGTCCTGGCGCGGCGCAGAGCCGCGCTCAGCCGATCCGGCGTCCGGGTCGAGATGACCCACGTGGGCGTCGGATCCTCCGGATCCAGCACCGGCACGATCACGGCGCCGTCGATCCCGCCTCGGATGAGGTGCCACGACCGCGGGTGCAGACCTGCCCCGCGCGCGTGGCGCGCTTCGTCGCCGACGAGCGGCTCCGCC
This portion of the Microbacterium pygmaeum genome encodes:
- a CDS encoding DUF7455 domain-containing protein; protein product: MTTTTTPTEPAAVLEYRLTAIDRCDSCGAQAYIAAEVNGSELLFCAHHGRKYEAKLRSIASSWHDETARLLESV
- a CDS encoding DNA gyrase/topoisomerase IV subunit B is translated as MTAEYSAHHLQVLEGLEAVRKRPGMYIGSTDSRGVMHCLWEIIDNSVDEALGGHGSRIDIILHPDGSVEVRDRARGIPVDIEPRTGLSGVEVVFTKLHAGGKFGGGSYAASGGLHGVGASVVNALSERLDVEVDRGGKTWAMSFHRGEPGVFSGPSIDAAFTPFDKSSELRVVGRAAKGVTGTRIRYWADRQIFTKDATFHLDELEQRARQTAFLVPGLEIVIRDERPSTVNASGAPVETSYRYDGGISEYADFLAPDEGITDTWRLSGTGTFTETVPVLQPTGAMVPTDVQRECFVDVALRWGTGYDTVMRSYVNIIATPKGGTHQQGFEQGLMKVLRSQADQNARRLKMGSDKLEKDDILAGLTAVLTVRVAEPQFEGQTKEILGTPAVRQIVANVLTRELTARFTSSKRDDKAQTSLLLDKVVSEMKARISARTHKETQRRKNALESSSLPVKLVDCRSSDVEQSELFIVEGNSALGTAKDARNSEYQALLPIRGKILNVQKSSVSDMLSNAECASIIQTIGSGSGRTFDITQARYGKVIIMSDADVDGAHIRTLLLTLFFRYMRPLIEEGRVFAAVPPLHRVIVMNPGTKPNETVYTYSEQELHALLSKLTKTGRRWQEPVQRYKGLGEMDADQLAETTMDRSGRLLRRVRLEDAEAAGAVFELLMGNEVAPRREFIVDSSDRLSRESIDA
- a CDS encoding DNA gyrase/topoisomerase IV subunit A; translation: MPASRTEPPAPDAPERIEDVDVSSEMQGSFLEYAYSVIYSRALPDARDGMKPVQRRILYTMADMGLRPDRGHVKSARVVGEVMGKLHPHGDAPIYDALVRLAQAFSLRVPLVDGHGNFGSLDDGPAAPRYTEARLAPAALALTENLDEDVVDFIPNYDGQFQQPAVLPAAYPNLLVNGATGIAVGMATNMAPHNLIEVVSAAVHLLAHQDATAEELMDFVPGPDFPTGGIVLGLEGVKDAYTKGRGAFKIRGKVAVEALGPRRTGLVVTELPYQVGPERVIEKIKDAVQSKKLTGIADVTDLTDRNHGLRLVIGIKTGFDPQAVLEQLYRLTPLEDSFSINNVALVDGQPQTLGLKELLQVYLDHRIQVVTRRSRFRLARREERLHLVQGLLIAILDIDEVIQVIRTSEDSEQARARLRDVFDLSEVQAEYILELRLRRLTKFSRIELESERDALLAEIAALRELLGSEALIRAQVARELEAASDAYGTPRRTMLMNGKPAAPRPTRGAPAPDLQIADAPTVVVLSTTGRAVRVDLAEGQELTAPPRRSKHDAILATAVSTARGDLGALTSAGRVVRFSPVDLPSVPPASVQLAAGVPLRDYLGITDKKERVLALVRFDDDTPVALGTRQGVVKRIVPTALATRPEVEAIGLKPGDEVVGAASAPDETELVFVTSDAQLLRFAASSVRPQGGPAGGMAGINVSAGAAVIFFGVVSDADAVAISISGAEGVLPGTDAGRIKASRFDEFPAKGRATGGVRSHAFLKGEDRLSVAWVGPRGALAVGPDGSVRALPEATAKRDASGQPLDAVIGSIGRTLA
- a CDS encoding alkaline phosphatase family protein; translated protein: MTLSLPADPPQARSLTGVAAQMIAALDGTSDWFAPASSAIVLVVDSLGAMNLRARAGHARFLSAAGSKRDVVRTVFPSTTASALTALLTGEAPGRSGIVGYRARVPGTDDVVNQLRGWDAGELPAGWQRAQPWTQRLAAEGRRSFVVSKAEYAGTGFTDATMRGAEFIAAADISERVEIAADVAARHPGSFIYVYTPDLDAIGHKRGWESDEWVAALERVDAAARTLSDRLAPGTGAVVTADHGMIDIPRHRHVLLRGGGDLLEGVRLLGGEPRMLHLYSEPGQAHRTLERWRESESGRAWVLARDEAIAADLFGPVDPEVRERIGDVVVAARSGIAYYDDRLEDKGAQRMVGQHGSLTDQERIVPLIRLGAFA
- the sepH gene encoding septation protein SepH, translated to MEQLKVIGTEDDVLVLATESGERFSLAVNDVLRIELRKARRERDGDADAARPSPREIQSHIRAGLSAQEVAELLGARVEDVARFEGPVLAEREHIVGQALAVPVLLGAELDHDVHPTFGGAVRAKLAEAGASGERWTSWKEATGWVIKLEFASKDVDHDARWGFDPRRSTLSPLNADAIQLSRQGSLPEGLIPRLRALDVAPAKDDTRFDSGAFGPRRLPEADLDAPELHEPVAPAVQQAAIKRADPATVTSSETADLLEALRRRRGQREPLPGADEVAASRSHAPVALFDALEPGYDETAPAEDSRQEAEQSAVAEAAGRRKGRTSMPSWDEIVFGARTED
- a CDS encoding DUF4193 domain-containing protein, whose product is MATDYDAPRKTEDDSESIEALKERVPDKLSGSVDVEDADNPSGFELPGADLSDLELDVVVLPAQEDEFTCVSCFLVKHRSQLDHEDAAGPICKECAA